TCACCTGCGGCGGAACGAGGACGCGGCAGGCGGTGGGTCAGGTGGTGCTCTCGGGGCGGGGCTTCTTCTGCCACGGGTAGGCGGTGCGCGGGGCGGGCGGGGTGATCGCGGGGCGCTCCCCGGCGGGACGCTCCCCGACGGTCCGCGCCTGGGAGGTGTCCGGCCAGGTCTGCTGCTGCGTGGCCGCGTCGGCGCCTGCGGCCGGGGCTTCCGGCCAGGGCGGCGGGGTGGCGGAGGAGGACGAGGAGCCCGCGGGTTCCTCCGTCGTCCAGTGCCGCAACGCCCCGGCCTCGACGTCGATCTGGGCGCTGAGCGTGTCCAGGTCGTCGTCGGCGAAGCGGTGGGCGCGGTCGCGGGCGGCCCAGCGCAGGGCGTCCGCCGAGCGCGTGATGCGCTCGGTGCGTTCCCGCAGGGCGGGCAGCCGCTCGCCGAGCGAGGCCCGGTCCGGTTCGGACTCCAGGCGCCGCAGGTCGGCGTCCAGTTCGTGCCCGTGGACGCTGAGCCGCTGGAAGAGGGCGAGCGATTCCTTCAGGGACTCGTCCTCGGCGGCGCCGGCGTGCAGCGCGTCCTGGGTGGCCCGCATGGAGGTGCGCAGCCGGAGCCGGAGCTGGGCGATCTCGCCGGCCGGGCCGGGCTGGACGAAGGACTTGGCGCGCAGGGTGTGGTCCTCGACCGTGCGGCGGGCCTGGTCGATCGTGCGGTCCACGCCGCGCTTGGCGGCGCCGACGACCTTCACCGTGGCGTAGGCGCCCAGGGCGATGAAGAGCACGATGAGCAGGGCCACCACCGCGATCACTGCTTCCACTGCGCTCCTCCTCCGCCGATCGGGCCCGTCGCCCGGCGCGGCACGTGCCGCGCCGCTCCTCCACGGTAAACGCATCGGGCAGGCCCGGAGTTCCGCGACAACCCCGAACCTGCCCGTATCGAACCCCGAGCCCACCCCTAGGGGGCACCCGGGGCGCGGGCCGGCTCACGACCGGCGCCCGACCGGCGCCCGACCGGCCGATGCCCCGCCCGGATCCCGCTGACGTTCCGCTCGCGGCCGGCTCACGTTCCGCTCACGCCGGAACGATGTTCACCAGCTTCGGCGCCCGCACGATGACTTTGCGGATCCCGGCCCCGTCCAGTGCCGCGACGACCTTCTCGTCGGCCAGCGCGACCTTCTCCAGCTCCTCCTCGGAGATGGTGGGGGCGACCTCCAGCCGCGCCTTGACCTTGCCCTTGATCTGGACGACACAGGTGACGGTCTCGTCCACCACGTAGGCGGGGTCGGCGACGGGGAAGTCCTGGTGCACCACGGAGTCGGTGTGGCCGAGCTTGCGCCACAGTTCCTCGGCGATGTGCGGGGCCAGCGGCGCGACCAGCAGCACCAGGGCCTCGGCGACCGGGCGGGGCACGGGGCCCGCGGCCTTGGTCAGGTGGTTGTTCAGCTCGGTGACCTTGGCGATGGCGGTGTTGAACCGCAGGCCCTCCAGGTCGCCGCGCACGCCGTCGATCGCCTTGTGCAGGGCGCGCAGCGTCTCCTCGTCGGGCTCGGCGTCGGTGACGGTGACCTCACCGGTCGTCTCGTCTACGATGTTCCGCCACAGCCGCTGCAGCAGCCGGAACTGGCCGACCACCGCGCGCGTGTCCCACGGCCGGGAGACGTCCAGCGGGCCCATGGCCATCTCGTACAGCCGCAGGGTGTCGGCGCCGTACTCGGCGCAGATCTCGTCCGGGGTGACGGCGTTCTTCAGGGACTTGCCCATCTTGCCCAGCAGGCGGGTGACCTTCTCGCCCTGGTACCAGTAGGCGCCGTCGCGCTCCTCCACCTCGGCGGCGGGGACGGCGATGCCCCGGCTGTCGCGGTAGACGTAGGCCTGGATCATGCCCTGGTTGAACAGCTTGTGGAACGGTTCGGCCGAGGAGATGTGGCCCAGGTCGTACAGCACCTTGGACCAGAAGCGGGCGTACAGCAGGTGCAGCACGGCGTGCTCGGCGCCGCCGACGTACAGGTCGACACCGCCGTGCGGCCGGCCCTCGCGCGGGCCCATCCAGTACCGCTCGATCTCCGGGTCGACCAGCTTCTCGCTGTTGTGCGGGTCCAGGTAGCGCAGCTCGTACCAGCAGGAACCGGCCCAGTTGGGCATGGTGTTGGTCTCGCGGCGGTACTTCCTGGGGCCGTCGCCCAGGTCCAGGGTGACGTTGACCCAGTCCTCGTTGCGCGACAGCGGCGTCTCGGGCTGGGTGTCCGCGTCGTCCGGGTCGAAGGTGCGCGGGCTGTAGTCCTCGACCTCCGGCAGTTCCAGCGGCAGCATCGACTCGGGCAGCGCGTGGGCGACGCCGTCCTCGTCGTAGACGATCGGGAAGGGCTCGCCCCAGTAGCGCTGGCGGCTGAACAGCCAGTCGCGCAGCCGGAAGTTGACGGTGCCCTCGCCGATGCCGCGGGACTCCAGCCACGCGGTGATGCGCGCCTTGGCCTCGGCGACTCCCAGGCCGTCCAGGGAGATGTCCTCGCCGGTGGAACCGGTGATCTTCGCGTCGTACGAGGCGAACGCGTCGTCCCAGGTGGACGGGTCGGTGCCGCGGCCGTCCGAGGGCTCCACCACGCAGCGCATCGGCAGCTCGAAGGCGCGCGCGAAGGCGAAGTCACGGGTGTCGTGCGCCGGGACGGCCATGATGGCGCCGGTGCCGTAGCCCATCAGGACGTAGTCGGCGATGAAGACGGGGATCCGCTCGCCGGTGACCGGGTTGGTCGCGTACGCGCCGGTGAAGACGCCGGTCTTCTCCTTGGCGTCGGCCTGCCGCTCGACGTCGGACTTGGACGCGGCCTGCGCGCGGTAGGCGGCGACGGCCTCGGCGGGGGTGGCGTGGCCGCCGGTCCACACGTCGTGGGTGCCCTCCGGCCAGGCGCCGGGGATGATCGTGTCGACCAGCGGGTGCTCGGGGGCCAGCACCATGTAGGTGGCGCCGAACAGGGTGTCCTGACGGGTGGTGAAGACGGTGATGCGGTCGTCGCCGACGGGGAAGTCGACGCGGGCGCCCTCGGAGCGGCCGATCCAGTTGCGCTGCTGCAGCTTGATGGCCTCGGGCCAGTCCAGCGCGTCCAGGTCCTCCAGCAGCCGGTCGGCGTAGGCGGTGATGCGCATGTTCCACTGGCGCAGCTTGGCCTTGAAGACCGGGTAGTTGCCGCGCTCGGAGCGCCCGTCGGCGGTGACCTCCTCGTTGGCCAGCACGGTGCCCAGGCCGGGGCACCAGTTGACCGGCGCGTCGGAGGCGTACGCCAGCCGGTACCGGCCCAGGACGTCGGCCCGCTCGACGGCGCTCAGCTCGCTCCAGGGGCGTCCGCCGGGGACCTCCCGCTCACCCGACTCGAACTGGGCGATCAGCTCGGAGATCGGGCGGGCCTTCCTCGCCTCGTCGTCGTACCAGGAGTTGAAGATCTGCAGGAAGATCCACTGGGTCCACTTGTAGTAGTCCGGGTCGATCGTGGCGAACGACCGGCGCTTGTCGTGGCCCAGGCCCAGCCGTCGCAGCTGGGCCCGCATGTTCTCGATGTTGGCCTCGGTGGACACGCGCGGGTGCGTGCCGGTCTGCACGGCGTACTGCTCGGCGGGCAGGCCGAAGGCGTCGAAGCCCAGGGTGTGCAGGACGTTGTGGCCGGTCATGCGCTGGAACCGCGCGTAGACGTCGGTGGCGATGTAGCCCAGCGGGTGGCCGACGTGCAGGCCCGCACCGGAGGGGTACGGGAACATGTCCATGATGAACTTCTTGGGCCTGGCGGCCAGCTCCGGATCACCCGCCAGGTCGCCCTCGGGGTTCGGCGCCGCGTAGGTGCCCTCGGCGTCCCAGACGTCCTGCCAGCGTGCCTCGATCTCGGCGGCCAGGGCAGCCGTGTAGCGGTGCGGCGCGGCCACCTCGGCGGTGGCAGCGGGGTTCGTCTCGCTCATGATCCTCAAAGCTCCATCGATCGTCTCTGCCTGCGGCTTGTCGAGAAACGAAAAATCCCCTCGCACAGGAGGGGACGCCGCGCCGATTCCGGCCACTCGACTCGTCCGGTGGCCGGGACTGATCAGCGCGGCCCGCTAAGCAGAAGGCGTACGGCACGCATGGCGTCAGGGTACCGCAGCGCTCGGCCGGGCCGCGACGACGCCCGGAAGCTGAATCATGATCATGATTACTTCGCGTAACAACCCCTAAAGGGCATCGCAACAACCGGATTGTCGTTTGATAACAGCGCAATAACTCAAACCACGTACTCGCGGGTATGGCGCGACCTAGAGTGCGGCCCGGGACCGCTTTCCCGAACCGCTCGGAGTTGCCCCATGAACTCTCGTCGTAAAAACAGCTCGCTCGCCCAGCCCGGCCGGTCGGCCTACGGCGCGGCGACGGCTGCCGTGCTGGTCCTCATACCCGTGCTCGTACTGGCCGGAGGTGACACGTTCCGCGAGTTCCTCAACTTCGGCGCGGGCGTGCTGAGCCTGGTCTCGCTCTCCTGCTCGGTGATCTGGGGCCTGGTGGCCCAGGACCGGATCCTGCTCAACGCGCGCCAGCGGATCGTCGGGCAGGCGGTGCACCGGGTGACGGCGGTCGCCGCGATCGCGTTCCTGCTGCTGCACGTCACCACCAAGGTCGCCCTCGACCACGTCGGGCCCATCGCCGCGGTGCTCCCGTTCGCACTCGGCGTCACCGGCAGCGCCGGGCTGATCGGGCTGGGCTCCCTGGCCGGGCTGCTCATGGTCTTCGTGGGCATCACCGGCGCCCTGCGCGGCGCCTTCGCCTCCCCGGCCCCGGTCGCCGCCCGCTGGCGGACCATGCACATGCTGGCCTACCCGGCCTGGTGCGCGGCGCTGCTGCACGGCCTGTTCGCGGGCCGCCAGGCCAAGCCGGTCTTCGTGTTCCTCTACGGCCTGTCGCTGGTCGCCGTCATCGCGGCCCTGGCGCTGCGGTCGGCGCCCCGCCCGGTCAAGCGGCAGGTCGCCGACCGGCTCGTCGCACTGCTCGGCGACGCGCAGCGGCCCGACCGCGAGGACCTGGACGCCGCCCGCGCGCGGGCGGGTGCCGAGCCCTCCCCGCTGCCCGGCTACGACGTCCCGCGCGGCGGCCGCGAGCGCCCCGCCGAACCCGCCGCCGGCTTCGCCGCCGCCTACCGCGCGGTGTCCCGTCCCCGCCGGGCCCAGCACTCCGCCCCGGACACCCGGCCGACCGCGTCGCTGCCCCTGACGGACACCTCCTCGCCGCTCCGGACGGACACCGCCCCGCTGCCGCGCGTGGACCCGTCCTGGCCCATCCCGTCGCCGCCGCCGGTCGGCGAGGCGCCCCGGTCGGCCTACGACCCGCTCCAGGACACCGGACACACCGTCCCCGCCTATGGCGATCCGGGCACCGGCGGCTACCCGGGCACCG
Above is a genomic segment from Streptomyces glaucescens containing:
- the leuS gene encoding leucine--tRNA ligase — encoded protein: MSETNPAATAEVAAPHRYTAALAAEIEARWQDVWDAEGTYAAPNPEGDLAGDPELAARPKKFIMDMFPYPSGAGLHVGHPLGYIATDVYARFQRMTGHNVLHTLGFDAFGLPAEQYAVQTGTHPRVSTEANIENMRAQLRRLGLGHDKRRSFATIDPDYYKWTQWIFLQIFNSWYDDEARKARPISELIAQFESGEREVPGGRPWSELSAVERADVLGRYRLAYASDAPVNWCPGLGTVLANEEVTADGRSERGNYPVFKAKLRQWNMRITAYADRLLEDLDALDWPEAIKLQQRNWIGRSEGARVDFPVGDDRITVFTTRQDTLFGATYMVLAPEHPLVDTIIPGAWPEGTHDVWTGGHATPAEAVAAYRAQAASKSDVERQADAKEKTGVFTGAYATNPVTGERIPVFIADYVLMGYGTGAIMAVPAHDTRDFAFARAFELPMRCVVEPSDGRGTDPSTWDDAFASYDAKITGSTGEDISLDGLGVAEAKARITAWLESRGIGEGTVNFRLRDWLFSRQRYWGEPFPIVYDEDGVAHALPESMLPLELPEVEDYSPRTFDPDDADTQPETPLSRNEDWVNVTLDLGDGPRKYRRETNTMPNWAGSCWYELRYLDPHNSEKLVDPEIERYWMGPREGRPHGGVDLYVGGAEHAVLHLLYARFWSKVLYDLGHISSAEPFHKLFNQGMIQAYVYRDSRGIAVPAAEVEERDGAYWYQGEKVTRLLGKMGKSLKNAVTPDEICAEYGADTLRLYEMAMGPLDVSRPWDTRAVVGQFRLLQRLWRNIVDETTGEVTVTDAEPDEETLRALHKAIDGVRGDLEGLRFNTAIAKVTELNNHLTKAAGPVPRPVAEALVLLVAPLAPHIAEELWRKLGHTDSVVHQDFPVADPAYVVDETVTCVVQIKGKVKARLEVAPTISEEELEKVALADEKVVAALDGAGIRKVIVRAPKLVNIVPA